In Mycolicibacterium nivoides, the DNA window CATGTCGATCGGGTAGATCGCGTCCGGGGCGACACCGTCGGCGAGCAGCGCACCCTCGAGGACGCCCGGGTCGAGTTCGCCGGGCACGCCTTCGATGGCCCGCTTACCGGGGAACTTCGCGGTGTCGTAGAAATCGGTCCAGTTCTTCGGCGGATTCGCCCCGTACTTCTTGGTGTTGTAGACCACGATCAGCCCGTAACCCATTGCGGGGACCGAACAGTCGTCGGTCTTGGTGCCCGGGGGCAGCTTGCTGATGTCGACGATGCTGGTGTCCAGCGGCATGAACAGCGTGCCGCAGTTCTTGGCGGTGAACACGTTGGTGCTGTCGACCACGTCCCAGGTCACGTTCTTGGAGTCGACCTGGGCCTTGATCTTCGAGTTCTCGGTAGGCCCGTCCTGCAACACCTTTGCGCCGGACTGCGCGGCGAACGGTTCGATCGCCGCCTTCGTCTGCCCGTCCTGGAAGATGCCGCCGTACGACACGAATGTCAGGGTCATGCCCTTGAGAGCGCCCTCTTTGACGGTGCCGGCCTGCGGCGGTCCGCTGCCCAGATCGACGTCGGCCGCTTGGCCGGGACCTGCAGGCGTACACGCGGTTGCCAGTAGGACCCCGGCAGCGATCAAGGCGGACACACTGCGAGCGGCAGGCGACATGTTCATTGTGGATCTCCTTTGGATCTGGGCGGAAAGGTGTTCGCGGACATGGGCACATCCGCAACGGGACGAGCGGCCCGTCAAGTCGGCCAGTCGGTCGGGGGGCTGACAATCCAGATGAGCTCGACTGGCGCGTCACTCAAGTTGTGCACGGTGTGCGGCATGGACGTGCGGTACTCCGCGCTGTCGCCCGGCTCGAGCACGTAGCGCTCACCGTCGAGCTCCAGGGTCGGGGTGCCTGCGATGACGATCAGGATCTCCTGCGCGTCACCGTGCACATAGGCCTCGCCTGCGCTCGACCCGGGTGACAGTTCACCGGCGTAGACCTCGAGGTTTCGCAGCGGCTTTTGCGACAGAAGGTATTTCGAGCTCAGCTCTGACACCTCGATGGTCGGCCGGGCCGCCTTCCTGAGAATGCGGACGTCGGTGACCTCGTCGTCGGTGAACAAGTCCGGGAGCACGATGCCCAGCGACTGAGCCAGGCGACGCAGGGTTCCGACACTCGCGTTGACCTGCCCGCGCTCCACCTGGCTGAGAAAGCCCGGGGAGATACCGGCGCGATCGGCCAACTGGCGAAGAGACATCTTCCGGGCGGCGCGGAACTGCCGGATCCGGGCACCGACCACGGTGTCTGCCGTCCCAGCGGGATCAGGCTCGACAGTCGCACTCATATCGAAACATCCGTTCGTCTCAAAAGAGCAAGAGGATTGTTTTAAGCGAACACTATGTTCGCTCAAGCCGAACTCTATGTCCGTTTAAGGGCGGTCCGCAAGGCTTCGATCACATCACTCACAAATTGTGATGCAGACCACATCTGCGTGGATATCGTCGATCACCCGGGGACAGACCCACGATTCCCGTTGCGGGAATCGCCTCTCACGACTGATCTCGTGGCACCCGTGCGGGCGCTCAATGCCTGCCGAGCACGTGTGGGCCGGTGCGCTCAGGCACGCCGGTCGCGAAGCGCGCCAACGACCACTGGCCGACATCCGGGTCCGGCGTGTGGCCCTCCGCCAGATCGGCGAGCACCTCGCCCATCAGTGCGGAGTATTTGAAACCCTCCCCCGAGTCGCCGCATGCAACGACGATTCCACCCTCAAGCCGGTCGACGATGAACGTGCCATCGGGAGAGTCGGTCCAACTGCAGACCTGAGCGTTGAGCACCGTTGGAACCACCGAACACATATCGGCGCGCACCCGGTCGCGGAGCACAGCAGTCCGCCCGGCATCAGGCGTCCGGTCGACATCGTTGGCCCGGTAGTCCCGCAGCGGTGCGTCCAAACCGACCTTGTAGCCCGCACCGGGCGACGGCATGGCGTAGATGCCCGGACGCTCGTTCGACGGCCCATCGAAAAGGCATGGAAAGTCATCGGAGGCAGCAGGATTCGCCAGATCGCCGAAGTACACCACCTGTTCGAGGTACGGGTGTAGCGACAGGTCGAGCCCGAGTGGCGACAGTAGGCGTCCAGCCCCCGGCCCGGCTGCGATCACCGCGACATCCGCGTCGATCACGTCGCCCTCGGCCAGCACCACCCGGACGCCATTGGCAGATCTCTCCACACTGGCCACATCACGTTCGAGAAGCGTTGCACCGGAGGCGCTCTGGAAGATCTTCAGCTGAGCCTGCAGCGATGCGGCGGCCAGCACGACGCCGGCCACCGGCTGCCAGAGAGCATCCCTCCCGTCGCTGCACAGACCCGGGAAGAACCGATCCACGTCGCCGGGAGCCACGCTCGTGTACGCGACCCCGAGGGCGTCCAGCGTCGACATCACGGCCGGCAGCGACTCGTCGTCGCGCCACAGCAGACCACGGGTGAGGAACACCGGGGTACCGACACGTTCGCCGAGGCGGTGCATCGCGTCGACACCACGCTGCGCCGTCCGCACCCGCAGCGGATCAGGGTCGGCCAGTCGCCACAACCGGGTCGATCCCGCCGATGACGACAGCGCATTGAGCGGGCCGTAGCGGTCGATCAACGTCACCCGGTGCCCGCGGCGGGCGAGTTCCGCCGCGGCGGGCAGACCCCAGGCACCCGCACCGATCACCACGCACGTCATGGTCACGGCTGCATACTTTCGAAGAGAAACTCAGCGCTTGCTGAAAATCGTGCGGTGCCACTCTTTTTCGGCCACGCCGGTGATGTCGCTCATCACGTGCTTGATGGTGAGGTATTCCTCGAACGAGTAGTCGCTCATGTCCTTGCCGAATCCCGACGCACCGACGCCGCCGTGCGGCATCTCGCTGATGATCGGGATGTGGTCGTTGACCCACACGCACCCGGCGTTGATCTCCCGCGAGGCGCGCTGTGCCCGGTATACGTCCCGCGTCCAGGCCGAGGCGGCCAGGCCGTAGACCGTGTCGTTGGCCTGCCGGATCGCGTCGTCGTCGTCGGCGAAGGCCCGCACCGTCAGCACCGGACCGAAGACCTCGTCGCGGTACACCTCGGAGGTCTCGGCGACATCGGCGATCAAGGTGGGCCGGTAGAACGCGCCGGGCAGATCGGGAATCACGCCACCGGTGACCACGCGGCCGCCCTGCTCGGGCGCCCGGGCCACCATGGCGGCCACCTTGTCGCGGTGCGCGAACGAGATCAGCGGGCCCAGGTCGGTGTCGGGATCGTGCGGATCGCCGACGACGATCTTGCTCATCACCTCGGCGACGCCGGCGACGAAGTCGTCGTAGAGGTCGCGCGCCACGATCGCCCTGGTGGCGGCGGTGCAGTCCTGGCCAGTGTTGATCAGGGCACCGGCCACGGCGCCCTGGATGGCGGCGTCCAGATCGGCGTCGTCGAACACCACGAACGGGGCCTTGCCGCCCAGCTCGAGCTGAGTGCGGTGTCCGTGTACCGCGGCGGCGGCCATCACCTTGCGGCCCACCGCGGTGGAGCCGGTGAAGGTCACGACATCGACGTCGCGGTGTCCGGCCAGCGCGGTGCCGACGTCGGCGCCACCACCGGTGACGACGTTGAACACACCGTCGGGCAGGCCGGCCTCGGTGGCCAGCCGCGCCAGGGTGAGGGTGGTCAGCGGGGTGATCTCGGCGGGCTTGATGACGACGGAACAGCCGGCGGCCAAGGCCGGAATGACCTTCCACACCGCCATCTGCAGCGGATAGTTCCACGGCGTGATGGTCGCGACGACGCCGACGGCCTCTCGCCGGATGCTCGAAGTGTGATCACCGGAGTACTCGGCGGTGGCCTTGCCCTCCAGGTGCCGTGCCGCGCCGGCGAAGAAGTCGATGTTGTCGACGCTGCCGGGGACATCGAATTCGGTGGCCAGGCGCACCGGCTTGCCGGTCTGGCTCACCTCTTCGGCGACCAGCTGGTCGGCGTGCTCATCAGCCAGCTTGGCCAGCTTGGCCAGTACCGCCGACCGCTCGGCCGGCGTCGCCCTCGACCAGGCGGGGAACGCCTTGCGGGCGGCATCGACGGCGTTGTCCACGTCCGCCGGAGTGGCCAGCGCGTAGTCGGCGACAGGCCGGCCGGTGGCGGGGTCGATGATTTGATGGGTAGCCCCGGCCGTCGCCACAGGTGCACCGTTGATCCAGCTGCTCGTCACATTCACTGCCACGCTCATGGAGCCCCACGGTAACCGATGGGCGATCCGATCTCTACGCAATCCCGCGCTTAGCCCGGGTTCAAACGAGGGATTTCATCGATTCGGTTGCCCTAAACGACGAATTCCGTGCACAATCGGTGCATGACCAACCCTGATGGTCCCGACCTTCAGGCCGTGCCGCTGCGCGTGAACAATTCTCGCACCGCCTTTCAACTCGATGAACTGTCGAAGGCGATCATCGAGAAGCTGCAGGCCGACGGCCGCCGTTCGTATGCCGGAATCGGCAAGGCCGTTGGCCTGTCCGAGGCCGCGGTGCGCCAGCGCGTCCAGCGCATGGTCGACGCCGGCGTCATGCAGATCGTCGCGGTGACCGATCCGCTGCAACTCGGGTTCGCCCGGCAGGCGATGATCGGCATCCGCTGCACCGGCGACACCCTCAAGTTGGCAGAGAAACTGTCCGCCATCGAGGCCGTGGACTACGTCGTGCTGACGGCCGGGTCCTTCGACGCCATCTGCGAGGTGGTCTGCGAGGACGACGACAGCCTGCTGGAACTTCTCAACACCCAGATCCGATCATTGCCGGGAGTGATAACCACCGAAACCCTCGTTTATCTGAAACTCGTCAAACAGCAATACAATTGGGGAACTCGATGAGCATCACCGAAAAGTCCGATCTAGGAACCAAAGCCAACCGCCACCTGTGGGGGCACTTCGCCCGCCACGGGGAGGGCATCACCCCGCCGATCATCACCCGCGGCGAGGGCGTCCACATCTTCGACGACAAGGGCAAGAGCTACATCGACGGCCTGTCCGGCCTCTTTGTCGTCCAGGTCGGCCACGGCCGCAAGGAACTTGCCGAGGCCGCGGCCAAGCAGGCCGAGAAGCTGTCCTTCTTCCCGCTGTGGTCCTACGCCACCCCGCCGGCCATCGAACTGGCCGAGCGCGTCGCCAACTATGCACCGGGTGACCTGAACCGGGTCTTCTTCACCACCGGCGGCGGCGAGGCAGTCGAGAGCGCATGGAAACTGGCCAAGCAGTACTTCAAGCTCACCGGAAAACCCGGTAAGCACAAGGTGGTTTCGCGTGCCATCGCCTACCACGGCACGCCGCAGGGCGCGTTGGCGATCACCGGAATCCCGGCGTTCAAGGCTCCGTTCGAGCCGCTGACCCCCGGCGGCTTCCGGGCACCGAACACCAACTTCTACCGGGCGCCTGCCGAATACGCGCACGACGAAAAGGTTTTCGGCCGCTACTGCGCCGACCGCATCGCCGAGGCCATCGAGTTCGAGGGCCCCGACACCGTGGCCGCGGTGTTCCTCGAGCCCGTGCAGAACGCCGGTGGCTGCTTCCCGCCGCCGCCCGGATACTTCGAGCGAGTCCGCGAGATCTGCGACGAGTACGACGTACTGCTGGTGTCCGACGAGGTGATCTGCGCGTACGGCCGCATCGGTTCGATGTTCGCATGCGACGATTTCGGCTATGTACCGGACATCATCACCAGCGCCAAGGGCCTGACGTCGGGCTACTCACCGCTGGGCGCGATGGTGGCCAGCGACCGGCTGTTCGAGCCGTTCAACGACGGCAAGACGACCTTCGGGCACGGCTACACCTTTGGCGGACACCCGGTTTCGGCCGCGGTGGCGATGGCCAACCTCGACATCTTCGAGCGCGAGGGCATCAACGCCCACGTCAAGGAAGCCGCTCCGGCGTTCCGGGCAACCTTGGAGAAGCTGTACGACCTGCCGATCGTCGGCGATGTCCGCGGTGAGGGCTTCTTCTACGGAATCGAGCTCGTCAAGGACAAGGCCACCAAGGAGACGTTCAACGACGAAGAGTCCGAACGGCTGCTGCGCGGGTTCCTCACCCCGGCACTGTGGGAGGCCGGCTTGTACTGCCGCGCCGACGACCGTGGCGACCCAGTGATCCAGCTGGCGCCGCCGCTGATCAGCGGCCAGGCCGAGTTCGACGCGATCTACGAGATCCTGCACGGCGTGCTGTCCGAAGCCGGAAAGCTGCTGTAACTCTGGCCTGAAGTCGCTCGAGTCTGCGGTGAGATCGCACTTTGTCGCCAAATGACGATCTCACCGCAGTCTCGGTACGAGAATGACCGGATGCCGCGCAAGCCCCCCATCGATCCGGTCCGTTGGACTCCACCTCCCATCGACCCGCTGCCCGACTTCGGTCCCGCCGAGCTGACCATCGTGCCGATGCCCGGGGAAGGACCCGAGGACGTCGTCGCGGATGCAGCCGGACAGCTGTGGACCGGACTGGTGGACGGGCGAATCGTGCGCGTCTCCCCCGACGGCGCCGCTACAGTCGTCGCCGATACGGGTGGACGCCCGCTCGGCATGCACGTCGCGCGCGACGGAAGGGTCCTGATCTGCGACAGCCTCCGCGGGCTGCTGGCGCTGGACGCGACCACCGGCACGATAACGACGCTTGTCGAGTCAGTCGATGGCAGGAAGCTGAAGTTCTGTTCGAATGTCACCGAAACATCAGACGGCACAATTTATTTCACCGAGTCGACAAGCCACTTTCAGTTCGAGCATTTCTCCGGAGCCATCATGGAGGCCCGCGGGCGGGGCGGCCTGTTCCGGCTGAGTGTCGATGGATCCGTCACCACGCTGCTGGACGGCCTGTACTTCGCCAACGGCCTGACCGTCACCGCTGACGAATCAGCGTTGGTGTTCGCCGAGACCCAGGGCCGCCGGCTGTCGAAGTACTGGCTGGGCGGGCCGCAGGCCGGCACCGCCACTCCGCTGGCAGTACACCTGCCGGGTTACCCGGACAACATCTCCACCGGTGCCGACGGCCGGATCTGGGTCGCGATGGTCTCCCCGCCGAACGCCGCGGCCGAATGGCTCGCGCCCCGGGCGCCGGTGATCCGAAAACTCCTGTGGCATCTGCCTGACCGGCTCCAGCCCAAGATCCGGCCGCAGGTGTGGGTCCTGGCTTTCGACGCCGACTCCGGGGCCGTGGTCGCGGGTGTACAGATGACGCATCCGAACTTCGGCACGGTCACCGGGGTGGTCGAATCCGCGGGCAAGCTCTGGATGTCGACGATCGCATTCCCGGCACTCGCCTACACCGAACTCGCCGCCCTGACTTAGTGCGTCGCGGCGCAGCCACTCTTCAAAGCATGGCTGACACGTCGGGCGCCGTCTCCCAATGCGGTCATCTGCTCCCGATTCAGCGGTGCGAGGTAGAACTGTCGCACCAGCATGGCGTACGTGCGCATCGCCGGGCGTAGGCACTCCTGACCGTGCCGGGTGATCCCCACGACGACGCCTCGCCCGTCTTCGCGGCTGCGAAACCTGCGGACCAGACCGCGTTCCTCCAGCCGACGGACCTGCCACGTCAGCCGGCTCGGCGCGAGAACCAGAGCATCGGCCAGAGCGCCCATTCGCACACGTCGGCGCGCGTTCTCGTTAAGGAGATTGAGTAGCTGCACATCGGGAACCGCGAGACTGTGCCTGGCGACGAGAGCGGCGTTGATCTCCCGGTAGAGCAACTCGGCGGACTCACCAAAGTTCCCCCAGTGCCGCCACTCTTCATCAGTGGCATTCAGTACTCCTCGAGAGTTTGGCGATTCAACTGCCAGCATCGACTCGAACTGCTCCTTTGCCCGGGGCCGCCGCCCCGGCGACCGCTGGGAAGATCACAGCCCAGCCAGAAATATCGGTCTATGCAGAATGGGACAGCCCGGTTGCGTCTTACACTGCCGATCCATGGACGTGCCGTTGGTCCGGACCCGGATCACCCAACTCGAGGACTTACGCAATGCGGTCAACGACGCCGGGCTGAGCGCGTTCCAGATGTCGCGTGAACCGCCGCGCGGCAGTCTGATTCATGCCGCCGACGGTGGAATCGCGTTCAGTTCCGGCCGCTTCGACAGCCGGGTACAGATCCGTGGGCCGTTGTCTGCCGATGGCGTCTCCATCGCCGTCGGCCTGCGGATTCCACCCAGGAACCGGCTGCTGTTGCGGGAAATCGACTCGGGCATCGTCACGATGTTTCGCCCCGGCGATGAGCACGAGGCCTTTCACGACGTCGACTCGCTCTACGCCGTCGTCACCCTGCGCGAGGAAACCCTTGAAAGCGAAGCCGAACGATATGGACTCAGCCTCTCCCCCAACGCTTTCCGGAGCACCGGTATCCACCCGCAACCCCTGGCGCGGACACATCTCGCCGCCATCTCGGCCCACCTGGCTCGCGTGCACCGTGACGGCGACCACGCGCAGCTCGGCTCGGCGGCACTGGCCGACATCGTCGCGGCATTCATCGGTCACTTCGCGCGGCAACCGGCGCCGCTGCCCGCTTTCTCGCTGCGGCAACGTCAGAGAATCGTCGAGGTGACCCGGGCATACATCGACCGGAACCTCGACAAACGTCTCGACATCGAAGGCCTCGCACGGCTCGCCGGGATCTCCCGTCGCACCCTCGCCCGGTCATTCCACGAAACCCTGGGTGAGTCGCCGCAGTCCTACATCGCACGGATGCGCCTGCATCGCATCCGGTCCGATCTCCTCGCCGGCAGTGATCCGGAAGCCACGATCGCCGACGTATCCAACAGGTGGGGCATCAGCGAACTTGGTCGCATGTCCGCCCGATACCGCAGCCTGTTCGGCGAGCTGCCGTCACAAACCCGGATGCGCGGCTCGCGCTGACAAGGCGCCGATTCCCCACTGGAACGGGTTGCAGTTCTGGCCTATAGCAAGGCTCCCGTAGCACCATATTTGAATCTTGAAGGTCTGTTCGCGTTGCTGTAGCGGCGCTAGCAGGACAGTATCTCCAGTTCAGAAAGCATATGAGCACATAGACGTGCGTCGCGATTTGAATTGAACTTTCTCCGACATCGCAGCCTAGAGCCTCTCGTTCCGCTACTTTTCTGGTCGTTCAGCCACGTTCCAGGAAGGATCTCATCGATGCAATTGGCGTTACGGCCATTCACGACGGCCGGTGTAGCACTCGTGGGGGCTGGCGTCATCGCCGTGTCACCGCTTGCGCCACCACCCGCGACAACGTCTACCCATATGTACACGGCGCCGGTCACACTCTCGGCGTCCGCTTCCTTCGTCGACCCGATCGCGTACTGGGGCGACGTACTCGAACTCACGGGCACCAAACTGTCGGCCATCTTCAACGAGGCCTCGGCAAGTCCATTTCCAGGTTTGAGTCAGGTCATCGAAAACCAGACGCGATACGCGAACACGATCGGCACCGCGCTAGCCACTACTGCTCAAAAACTGGAGGTGTATTTCACTTCTGATGCAGTAGGCGATTTCAATTGGGCCACCGCACAGGCCTGGGAGCTGCTAGCGCAAGGTGACGTAGCAGGAGCCACCTCCGCAATCAGCGGCAGCATTACTCGCCTCGGCGTCGCCGCGTACCCATTGCTCCCTATGCTGGCAATTCCCTATCAGATGGGCCAGAACGCGGCGAACATCCTGAAGGCGCTGTCACAGCAAGGTAGTGACTACGGCATCACAGCGAAAGTCGGCTTCGGCCTGCTTGGCGCGGCGCAGCAGGCGGCAGGTGCACTCGCGAACACCGTCCAAACTGTCATCGACGCCACCGAGACTGGCGATCCAATCTCGATCGCCAGCGCGATCGTCAATTCGCCCGCGCAATTCACTGATACTTGGCTGAACGGGCCGGTGATTGTCCTGCCAAACGGG includes these proteins:
- a CDS encoding ABC transporter substrate-binding protein, translated to MNMSPAARSVSALIAAGVLLATACTPAGPGQAADVDLGSGPPQAGTVKEGALKGMTLTFVSYGGIFQDGQTKAAIEPFAAQSGAKVLQDGPTENSKIKAQVDSKNVTWDVVDSTNVFTAKNCGTLFMPLDTSIVDISKLPPGTKTDDCSVPAMGYGLIVVYNTKKYGANPPKNWTDFYDTAKFPGKRAIEGVPGELDPGVLEGALLADGVAPDAIYPIDMDRALAKMNSIRKDTVFWTTGAQSQQLIESGQVDMALVWSGRAYSAVKNGAPFAPIWDQWMPEADTIAVPVGAKNPKASMALINFYLGAQQQAKLAELTSYSPINVDAKPQLDDLARSYLTTTPEREKDRFPIDLGYWAEHQEDIANKYTSWLAG
- a CDS encoding helix-turn-helix transcriptional regulator, translated to MDVPLVRTRITQLEDLRNAVNDAGLSAFQMSREPPRGSLIHAADGGIAFSSGRFDSRVQIRGPLSADGVSIAVGLRIPPRNRLLLREIDSGIVTMFRPGDEHEAFHDVDSLYAVVTLREETLESEAERYGLSLSPNAFRSTGIHPQPLARTHLAAISAHLARVHRDGDHAQLGSAALADIVAAFIGHFARQPAPLPAFSLRQRQRIVEVTRAYIDRNLDKRLDIEGLARLAGISRRTLARSFHETLGESPQSYIARMRLHRIRSDLLAGSDPEATIADVSNRWGISELGRMSARYRSLFGELPSQTRMRGSR
- a CDS encoding Lrp/AsnC family transcriptional regulator — encoded protein: MTNPDGPDLQAVPLRVNNSRTAFQLDELSKAIIEKLQADGRRSYAGIGKAVGLSEAAVRQRVQRMVDAGVMQIVAVTDPLQLGFARQAMIGIRCTGDTLKLAEKLSAIEAVDYVVLTAGSFDAICEVVCEDDDSLLELLNTQIRSLPGVITTETLVYLKLVKQQYNWGTR
- a CDS encoding FAD-dependent oxidoreductase, which encodes MTCVVIGAGAWGLPAAAELARRGHRVTLIDRYGPLNALSSSAGSTRLWRLADPDPLRVRTAQRGVDAMHRLGERVGTPVFLTRGLLWRDDESLPAVMSTLDALGVAYTSVAPGDVDRFFPGLCSDGRDALWQPVAGVVLAAASLQAQLKIFQSASGATLLERDVASVERSANGVRVVLAEGDVIDADVAVIAAGPGAGRLLSPLGLDLSLHPYLEQVVYFGDLANPAASDDFPCLFDGPSNERPGIYAMPSPGAGYKVGLDAPLRDYRANDVDRTPDAGRTAVLRDRVRADMCSVVPTVLNAQVCSWTDSPDGTFIVDRLEGGIVVACGDSGEGFKYSALMGEVLADLAEGHTPDPDVGQWSLARFATGVPERTGPHVLGRH
- a CDS encoding helix-turn-helix domain-containing protein, whose product is MSATVEPDPAGTADTVVGARIRQFRAARKMSLRQLADRAGISPGFLSQVERGQVNASVGTLRRLAQSLGIVLPDLFTDDEVTDVRILRKAARPTIEVSELSSKYLLSQKPLRNLEVYAGELSPGSSAGEAYVHGDAQEILIVIAGTPTLELDGERYVLEPGDSAEYRTSMPHTVHNLSDAPVELIWIVSPPTDWPT
- a CDS encoding gamma-aminobutyraldehyde dehydrogenase → MSVAVNVTSSWINGAPVATAGATHQIIDPATGRPVADYALATPADVDNAVDAARKAFPAWSRATPAERSAVLAKLAKLADEHADQLVAEEVSQTGKPVRLATEFDVPGSVDNIDFFAGAARHLEGKATAEYSGDHTSSIRREAVGVVATITPWNYPLQMAVWKVIPALAAGCSVVIKPAEITPLTTLTLARLATEAGLPDGVFNVVTGGGADVGTALAGHRDVDVVTFTGSTAVGRKVMAAAAVHGHRTQLELGGKAPFVVFDDADLDAAIQGAVAGALINTGQDCTAATRAIVARDLYDDFVAGVAEVMSKIVVGDPHDPDTDLGPLISFAHRDKVAAMVARAPEQGGRVVTGGVIPDLPGAFYRPTLIADVAETSEVYRDEVFGPVLTVRAFADDDDAIRQANDTVYGLAASAWTRDVYRAQRASREINAGCVWVNDHIPIISEMPHGGVGASGFGKDMSDYSFEEYLTIKHVMSDITGVAEKEWHRTIFSKR
- a CDS encoding MarR family winged helix-turn-helix transcriptional regulator; its protein translation is MLAVESPNSRGVLNATDEEWRHWGNFGESAELLYREINAALVARHSLAVPDVQLLNLLNENARRRVRMGALADALVLAPSRLTWQVRRLEERGLVRRFRSREDGRGVVVGITRHGQECLRPAMRTYAMLVRQFYLAPLNREQMTALGDGARRVSHALKSGCAATH
- a CDS encoding aspartate aminotransferase family protein, whose product is MSITEKSDLGTKANRHLWGHFARHGEGITPPIITRGEGVHIFDDKGKSYIDGLSGLFVVQVGHGRKELAEAAAKQAEKLSFFPLWSYATPPAIELAERVANYAPGDLNRVFFTTGGGEAVESAWKLAKQYFKLTGKPGKHKVVSRAIAYHGTPQGALAITGIPAFKAPFEPLTPGGFRAPNTNFYRAPAEYAHDEKVFGRYCADRIAEAIEFEGPDTVAAVFLEPVQNAGGCFPPPPGYFERVREICDEYDVLLVSDEVICAYGRIGSMFACDDFGYVPDIITSAKGLTSGYSPLGAMVASDRLFEPFNDGKTTFGHGYTFGGHPVSAAVAMANLDIFEREGINAHVKEAAPAFRATLEKLYDLPIVGDVRGEGFFYGIELVKDKATKETFNDEESERLLRGFLTPALWEAGLYCRADDRGDPVIQLAPPLISGQAEFDAIYEILHGVLSEAGKLL
- a CDS encoding SMP-30/gluconolactonase/LRE family protein, with protein sequence MPRKPPIDPVRWTPPPIDPLPDFGPAELTIVPMPGEGPEDVVADAAGQLWTGLVDGRIVRVSPDGAATVVADTGGRPLGMHVARDGRVLICDSLRGLLALDATTGTITTLVESVDGRKLKFCSNVTETSDGTIYFTESTSHFQFEHFSGAIMEARGRGGLFRLSVDGSVTTLLDGLYFANGLTVTADESALVFAETQGRRLSKYWLGGPQAGTATPLAVHLPGYPDNISTGADGRIWVAMVSPPNAAAEWLAPRAPVIRKLLWHLPDRLQPKIRPQVWVLAFDADSGAVVAGVQMTHPNFGTVTGVVESAGKLWMSTIAFPALAYTELAALT